The proteins below come from a single Etheostoma spectabile isolate EspeVRDwgs_2016 chromosome 4, UIUC_Espe_1.0, whole genome shotgun sequence genomic window:
- the ece1 gene encoding endothelin-converting enzyme 1, whose protein sequence is MEALRESFLHLTFQMSSYKRATLDEEDLVDSTGDDIYPTSPMQVTLLHGRAPTCWPDRTQRERRLLLLLCVVSAGLFVSLITTGVFYKQTHPGLCLTEPCITVASAVLGALDRSVDPCHDFYNFSCGGWVKNNPLPEGKSRWGPFSNLWKHNMLVMKHLLENTTMKDLSKAEQKAQRYYQACMNEAKIEELGAKPLQELINQIGGWALTEPWDKDNFQEVLRMVSANYRTSPFFTVFVSTDSKNSNSNIIQVDQSSLGLPSRDYYLNKTANEKYLTAYLNFLTELGVLLGGSEETSRTLMEEIVDFETTLANITVPQDDRRDEELIYHKMEAKDLTTLVPAVDWMPYLTEVFAPVELNESEPVVVYAKEYLQQVSDLISKTNKSLLNNYMIMKVVRKLVSILDQRFQDAEQRFLEVMYGTKKSCTPRWKLCVSDTDSALGFALGAMFVKATFAEDNKAIAEDMVAEIKWAFEDSLKDVSWMDSETKKAAKEKADAIYNMVGYPEFIMNATKLDKVFNDFEVVSDLNFQNVMQYYNFSARVTADQLRKTPNRNQWSMTPPTVNAYYNPTKNEMVLPAGILQAPFYSHSWPKALNFGGIGVVMGHELTHAFDDQGREYDKDGNLRPWWKNSSVEAFKKQTQCMVEQYGNYSINHEPLNGKHTLGENIADNGGLKAAYKAYVNWIKTNGEEATLPALGMTNHQLFFVGFAQVWCSVRTPESSHEGVITDPHSPSRFRVIGTISNSHEFSEHFGCKADAPMNPKHKCELW, encoded by the exons ATGGAGGCACTGAGAGAGTCTTTTCTGCATTTAACTTTTCAGATGTCATCGTATAAGAGAGCCACACTGGATGAGGAGGACCTGGTGGATTCCACGGGTGACGACATCTACCCAACATCGCCCATGCAG GTGACTCTATTGCACGGCCGTGCTCCCACATGTTGGCCAgacaggacacagagagagaggaggctgctgttgttgctgtgcGTTGTGTCCGCGGGCCTGTTTGTATCTCTCATCACGACTGGGGTCTTCTACAAACAGA CTCACCCGGGCTTGTGCCTAACCGAGCCGTGCATCACTGTAGCCAGTGCGGTGCTGGGAGCCCTGGACAGATCCGTAGACCCCTGCCATGACTTCTACAACTTTTCCTGTGGGGGCTGGGTGAAGAACAACCCCCTCCCTGAGGGCAAGTCCCGCTGGGGACCTTTCAGCAACCTCTGGAAGCACAACATGCTCGTAATGAAGCATTTATTAG AAAACACAACGATGAAAGATCTGAGTAAGGCTGAGCAAAAGGCCCAGCGATATTATCAGGCCTGCATGAATGAGGCCAAGATTGAGGAATTAGGAGCTAAGCCACTACAAGAGCTAATCAACCAG ATAGGAGGGTGGGCCCTGACCGAACCCTGGGACAAGGACAACTTCCAGGAGGTTTTGCGTATGGTGTCAGCCAACTATCGCACCTCGCCTTTCTTCACTGTGTTTGTCAGCACTGACTCCAAAAACTCCAACAGCAATATCATCCAG GTGGATCAGTCCAGCCTGGGGCTACCTTCACGGGATTACTACCTCAACAAAACAGCAAATGAAAAG TATCTGACGGCGTACCTCAACTTCCTGACGGAGTTAGGGGTTCTCCTGGGCGGCTCAGAGGAGACGTCTCGGACGCTGATGGAGGAGATCGTGGACTTCGAAACCACCCTGGCCAACATCACAGTCCCACAGGACGATAGAAGAGACGAGGAGCTCATTTACCACAAGATGGAGGCCAAGGACCTGACA aCTCTGGTTCCTGCAGTGGACTGGATGCCGTACCTCACAGAAGTGTTTGCTCCCGTGGAGCTCAACGAGTCAGAGCCGGTGGTTGTTTATGCCAAAGAATACCTCCAGCAAGTGTCTGACCTCataagtaaaacaaataaaag ccTTCTCAACAACTACATGATAATGAAGGTGGTGAGGAAGCTTGTGTCCATTTTGGACCAAAGGTTCCAGGATGCCGAGCAGCGCTTCCTTGAGGTCATGTACGGAACTAAGAAG AGCTGCACGCCACGCTGGAAGCTGTGCGTCAGCGACACAGACAGCGCCCTGGGCTTCGCTCTGGGAGCCATGTTTGTCAAAGCCACCTTTGCCGAGGACAACAAGGCCATC GCTGAGGATATGGTGGCAGAGATCAAATGGGCGTTTGAGGACAGCCTGAAGGACGTGAGCTGGATGGACTCAGAGAcgaaaaaagcagcaaaagaaAAG GCAGATGCAATATACAACATGGTTGGATACCCAGAGTTCATCATGAACGCCACAAAGCTGGACAAAGTGTTCAATGAT TTCGAGGTGGTGTCAGATCTTAACTTTCAAAATGTCATGCAGTACTACAACTTCTCAGCCAGAGTGACCGCAGACCAGCTGAGGAAAACCCCCAACAGAAACCA gtgGAGCATGACCCCTCCAACCGTGAATGCATATTACAACCCAACCAAGAATGAGATGGTTCTGCCTGCAGGAATCCTTCAGGCTCCCTTTTACAGCCATTCCTGGCCTAA agcTCTTAACTTCGGTGGAATTGGAGTGGTCATGGGCCATGAACTGACTCATGCTTTTGATGACCAAG GGAGGGAATACGACAAGGATGGAAACCTGCGTCCCTGGTGGAAAAACTCCTCCGTGGAGGCCTTCAAGAAGCAGACGCAGTGCATGGTGGAGCAGTACGGAAATTACAGCATCAACCACGAGCCTCTGAATGGAAAACACACTCTGGGAGAGAACATCGCTGACAACGGCGGACTCAAGGCCGCATACAAG GCCTATGTGAACTGGATCAAAACCAACGGCGAGGAGGCCACGCTGCCCGCCCTGGGAATGACCAACcatcagctgttttttgttgGCTTTGCCCAG GTATGGTGCTCTGTCAGGACACCCGAAAGCTCACACGAGGGCGTCATCACAGATCCTCACAGTCCATCCAGATTCCGAGTCATCGGCACCATCTCCAACTCACACGAATTCTCAGAGCACTTTGGCTGCAAAGCGGATGCTCCCATGAACCCTAAACATAAGTGTGAGCTTTGGTGA